One window of the Pseudomonas sihuiensis genome contains the following:
- the glcC gene encoding transcriptional regulator GlcC has translation MNTNQGAARRQVSDVVAERIERLIVDGVLKVGQPLPSERRLCEKLGISRSALREGLKVLRGRGIIDTAQGRDSRVAKLSGERDASPLMHLFNSQPRTLYDLLEVRGLLEGESARLAALRGTEADFVLLTRRYEEMLAAHAQDSPVDPREHARLDHAFHLAICEASHNPVLVHTLQSLTDLMLSTVFASVNNLYHRPAQKRQIDRQHSRLYHAVIERLPEQAQRAARDHINSIRDNLQEIEQEEQRLVRATMRLEGWA, from the coding sequence ATGAATACGAATCAGGGTGCTGCACGACGCCAGGTGAGTGACGTGGTGGCCGAGCGCATCGAGCGGCTGATCGTCGACGGCGTACTCAAGGTGGGCCAGCCACTGCCGTCGGAACGGCGCCTGTGCGAAAAGCTGGGCATCTCCCGTTCTGCGCTGCGCGAAGGCCTCAAGGTGTTGCGCGGTCGCGGCATCATCGACACCGCCCAGGGTCGCGACTCACGGGTGGCCAAGCTCAGTGGCGAGCGCGACGCCAGCCCGCTGATGCATCTGTTCAACTCGCAGCCGCGCACCCTGTATGACCTGCTGGAAGTACGCGGCCTGCTCGAAGGCGAATCGGCGCGCCTGGCGGCGCTGCGTGGCACCGAGGCGGATTTCGTCCTGCTGACCCGACGTTACGAGGAAATGCTCGCCGCCCATGCCCAGGACAGCCCGGTCGACCCGCGCGAACACGCACGCCTCGATCATGCCTTCCACCTGGCCATCTGCGAGGCCTCGCACAATCCGGTGCTGGTGCATACCCTGCAATCGCTGACCGACCTGATGCTCAGCACCGTATTCGCCTCGGTGAACAACCTCTACCACCGCCCGGCGCAGAAGCGGCAGATCGACCGCCAGCATTCACGGCTGTATCACGCGGTAATCGAACGCCTGCCGGAACAGGCGCAGCGCGCCGCTCGCGACCATATCAACAGCATTCGCGACAATCTGCAGGAGATCGAGCAGGAAGAGCAGCGCCTGGTGCGCGCCACCATGCGCCTTGAAGGTTGGGCCTGA
- a CDS encoding type IV pili methyl-accepting chemotaxis transducer N-terminal domain-containing protein: MNMAGLQRSLSQRMVKNYLMLGADVRVDAAQRQLQETVEHFDASQKALAGYAPTAEIKAALAKVDATWAVHRQQVEAKPECSTWPSPGVCLRRTWTPSWTKP, translated from the coding sequence ATGAACATGGCCGGCCTGCAGCGTTCGCTGAGCCAGCGCATGGTCAAGAATTACCTGATGCTGGGGGCGGATGTGCGTGTCGATGCCGCTCAGCGTCAGTTGCAGGAAACCGTCGAGCACTTCGATGCCAGCCAGAAGGCCCTGGCCGGTTACGCACCCACTGCCGAGATCAAGGCTGCGCTGGCCAAGGTCGACGCCACCTGGGCTGTTCATCGCCAGCAGGTCGAAGCCAAGCCGGAATGCTCTACATGGCCAAGTCCTGGCGTGTGCCTGCGCCGGACCTGGACGCCAAGCTGGACAAAGCCGTGA
- a CDS encoding GGDEF domain-containing protein codes for MSAATDQAVYKTLLESTKAIPWKIDWKTMTFAYIGPQIESLLGWSQASWVSAEDWATRMHPDDREKVVQFCISQSQNGVDHEADYRALTAAGDYVWIRDVVHVVRDDNGEVDALIGFMFDISERKKTEEQLLTLQKQLEEYSYKDGLTGVANRRMFDMVLATEWANAQRSQQPLSLILLDIDHFKQYNDHYGHVQGDDCLKSVGQALSRAVKRPRDFVGRFGGEEFVLVLPETDEAAARHIAERCRQQVRQQRIAHARSAVSSLLTISLGVGTIVPGAHDRSQDFLSAVDKLLYQAKQRGRDRLEVARAPARPGLDEAADVQA; via the coding sequence ATGAGCGCAGCAACTGATCAGGCGGTGTACAAGACCTTGCTGGAGTCCACCAAGGCGATCCCCTGGAAGATCGACTGGAAGACCATGACCTTCGCCTATATCGGCCCGCAGATCGAGAGCCTGCTGGGCTGGTCACAGGCCAGTTGGGTCAGCGCCGAGGACTGGGCGACGCGCATGCACCCGGACGACCGCGAAAAGGTGGTGCAATTCTGCATCTCGCAGTCGCAGAACGGCGTCGATCATGAGGCCGACTACCGCGCGCTGACCGCCGCTGGCGACTACGTGTGGATTCGCGACGTGGTGCATGTGGTGCGCGACGATAACGGCGAGGTAGACGCGCTGATCGGCTTCATGTTCGACATCAGCGAGCGCAAGAAGACCGAGGAACAGCTGCTGACCCTGCAGAAGCAGCTGGAGGAGTACTCCTACAAGGACGGCCTCACCGGTGTGGCCAACCGGCGCATGTTCGACATGGTGCTGGCCACCGAATGGGCCAACGCCCAGCGTAGTCAGCAGCCGTTATCACTGATCCTGCTGGATATCGACCATTTCAAGCAGTACAACGACCATTACGGCCACGTTCAGGGCGATGATTGCCTGAAGAGCGTCGGTCAGGCGCTGAGCCGCGCGGTCAAAAGGCCGCGGGATTTCGTCGGCCGCTTCGGTGGCGAGGAGTTCGTGCTGGTGCTGCCGGAGACCGATGAGGCCGCCGCCCGGCACATTGCCGAACGCTGCCGCCAGCAGGTGCGTCAGCAGCGCATCGCGCACGCGCGCTCCGCCGTGTCGTCGCTGCTCACCATCAGCCTCGGCGTGGGCACCATCGTGCCGGGCGCCCACGACCGTTCGCAGGACTTCCTCAGCGCCGTCGACAAGCTGCTCTACCAGGCCAAGCAACGCGGTCGTGACCGCCTGGAGGTGGCCAGAGCGCCTGCTCGCCCGGGTCTGGACGAAGCCGCAGATGTCCAGGCCTGA
- a CDS encoding aldehyde dehydrogenase (NADP(+)) has protein sequence MLSLTGHNYIGGERRAAGTVEHKSLDASSGEALPYTFIQATPEEVDAAAQAAAAAYPTYRNLSVVRRAEFLEAIADEIDALGDDFVALVCRETALPAARIQGERSRTSGQMRLFAKVLRRGDFYGARIDRALPDRQPLPRPDLRQYQIGVGPVAVFGASNFPLAFSTAGGDTASALAAGCPVVFKAHSGHMATAECVADAVIRAAEKTGMPKGVFNMIFGGGVGEILVKHPAIQAVGFTGSLKGGRALCDMAAARPQPIPVFAEMSSVNPVIVLPGALQARGVTVAKELAGSVVLGCGQFCTNPGLIIGIRSAEFSEFVAGLADAIGAQPAQTMLNAGTLRSYANGVAQLKGHAKVSHLAGNEQAGNQAQPQLFKADVSMLLEGDHLLQEEVFGPTSIVVEVADSAELTRALQSMHGQLTATLIAEREDLSAFRDLLPLLEVKAGRVLLNGYPTGVEVCDSMVHGGPYPATSDARGTSVGTLAIHRFLRPVCYQNYPDEVLPEALQNANPLGIQRLVDGVHSRDALN, from the coding sequence ATGCTGAGTCTGACTGGCCACAATTACATCGGCGGTGAGCGCCGCGCTGCCGGCACCGTGGAGCACAAAAGCCTCGACGCCAGCAGCGGTGAAGCGCTGCCGTACACTTTCATCCAGGCCACGCCGGAAGAAGTCGACGCGGCCGCCCAGGCTGCTGCCGCCGCTTACCCGACCTACCGCAATCTGTCGGTTGTGCGTCGTGCCGAGTTCCTCGAGGCCATCGCCGACGAAATCGACGCCCTCGGTGATGACTTCGTCGCCCTGGTCTGCCGCGAAACCGCACTGCCGGCTGCCCGTATCCAGGGCGAGCGTAGTCGTACAAGTGGCCAGATGCGTCTGTTCGCCAAGGTGCTGCGTCGTGGTGACTTCTACGGTGCACGGATCGACCGCGCCCTGCCGGATCGCCAGCCGCTGCCGCGCCCGGATCTGCGTCAGTACCAGATCGGCGTCGGTCCGGTCGCCGTGTTCGGTGCCAGCAACTTCCCGCTGGCCTTCTCCACCGCGGGTGGCGATACCGCCTCGGCTCTGGCTGCCGGTTGCCCGGTGGTGTTCAAGGCGCACAGCGGCCACATGGCCACTGCCGAGTGCGTGGCTGACGCAGTGATTCGCGCCGCCGAGAAAACCGGCATGCCCAAGGGCGTGTTCAACATGATCTTCGGCGGTGGCGTCGGCGAGATTCTGGTCAAGCACCCGGCCATCCAGGCTGTCGGCTTCACCGGTTCGCTGAAAGGCGGTCGCGCCCTGTGCGACATGGCCGCTGCCCGTCCGCAGCCGATCCCGGTATTCGCCGAGATGTCCAGCGTCAACCCGGTGATCGTCCTGCCGGGCGCCCTGCAAGCGCGTGGCGTCACCGTGGCCAAGGAGCTGGCGGGTTCCGTAGTGCTGGGCTGCGGCCAGTTCTGTACCAATCCTGGCCTGATCATCGGCATTCGCAGCGCCGAGTTCAGCGAGTTCGTCGCCGGTCTGGCCGATGCCATCGGCGCGCAACCGGCGCAGACCATGCTCAACGCCGGCACCCTGCGCAGCTACGCCAACGGTGTGGCGCAGCTCAAAGGCCATGCAAAAGTCAGCCACCTGGCAGGCAACGAGCAGGCCGGCAACCAGGCGCAGCCGCAGCTATTCAAGGCTGACGTGAGCATGCTGCTCGAAGGCGACCACCTGCTGCAGGAGGAAGTCTTCGGCCCGACCAGCATCGTCGTCGAAGTCGCCGACAGCGCCGAGCTGACCCGCGCGCTGCAAAGCATGCACGGCCAACTGACCGCCACCCTGATCGCCGAGCGTGAAGACCTCAGCGCCTTCCGCGACCTGCTGCCGTTGCTGGAAGTCAAAGCCGGCCGCGTGCTGCTCAATGGTTACCCGACTGGCGTGGAAGTCTGCGACTCCATGGTGCATGGCGGCCCGTACCCGGCGACTTCCGACGCCCGCGGCACTTCGGTCGGCACCCTGGCGATCCACCGTTTCCTGCGTCCGGTGTGCTACCAGAACTACCCGGACGAGGTCCTGCCCGAAGCGCTGCAGAACGCCAACCCGCTGGGCATCCAGCGTCTGGTCGACGGCGTGCACAGCCGTGACGCGTTGAACTGA
- a CDS encoding PQQ-dependent dehydrogenase, methanol/ethanol family — protein MKLLMPLSLLCLATLAHAAPPGNIDANRLLNANQDAANWLAHGRTYDEQRFSPLTRINDQNVASLGLAWTQKLDIDRGTEATPIVVDGVMYTTGAFSIVYAFDAATGKPLWKYDPKIPMEKLSQGCCDVVNRGVAVWQGKVYVGSFDGRLIALDAGTGKEVWSVDTVLDPSKSYTITGAPRIVKGKVLIGNGGAEFGVRGYVTAYDADTGKQAWRFFTVPGDPALPPENEAMAKAMKTWKGSGWVKWGGGGTVWDSMSYDPELDLLYIGTGNGSPWNYQFRSQGEGDNLYLSSIVALRPETGEYVWHFQVTPGDRWDFTATQQIILADIQIAGKTRKVLMQAPKNGFFYVIDRTNGEFISGNNFVQVNWASGLDPKTGRPILTEQSDYSKAPKVVQPSFLGGHSWHPMSFNPQTGYVYIPAQETMAELKAADQPLFLPTKSVVNFGLDVPDLPEDPKILSQIRSAWRGHLIAWDPIKQKAAWIHDYVESGNGGTLSTAGNLVFQGTSDGRVMAFSADKGEQLWEHRANSGVLGGPVTYEVKGEQYVAFMAGWGGIMPLIAGPLTDKGKVQPESRVLVFKLGAKGELPPPRKAPVLPPHVPALTASVDEIAQGRTLFNGMCGACHGLNAASGGVIPDLRYLSADKHQAFVGIVSGAFMNKGMPSFAGVLDMPQMQLIHQYIIKRSLDLRAATEAAVAH, from the coding sequence ATGAAACTCTTGATGCCGCTTTCCTTGCTTTGCTTAGCCACGCTCGCCCACGCGGCCCCCCCCGGCAACATCGACGCCAACCGTCTGCTCAATGCCAATCAGGACGCTGCAAACTGGCTTGCTCACGGTCGCACCTATGACGAGCAGCGTTTCAGTCCTCTGACTCGCATCAACGACCAGAACGTCGCCAGCCTAGGCTTGGCCTGGACGCAAAAGCTCGACATTGACCGCGGCACCGAGGCTACCCCAATCGTGGTCGACGGGGTGATGTATACCACCGGCGCCTTCAGCATCGTCTACGCCTTCGACGCTGCCACCGGCAAACCGCTGTGGAAGTACGACCCCAAGATCCCCATGGAAAAACTCAGCCAGGGCTGCTGCGACGTGGTCAACCGCGGCGTGGCTGTGTGGCAGGGTAAGGTCTATGTAGGTAGCTTCGATGGCCGCCTGATCGCCCTCGACGCCGGCACCGGCAAGGAGGTCTGGAGTGTTGACACCGTCCTGGATCCCAGCAAAAGCTACACCATCACCGGTGCCCCTCGTATCGTCAAAGGTAAGGTGCTGATCGGCAACGGTGGCGCCGAGTTTGGCGTGCGTGGATATGTCACCGCCTACGACGCCGACACCGGCAAACAAGCCTGGCGCTTCTTTACCGTGCCCGGCGACCCCGCACTGCCCCCTGAAAACGAAGCTATGGCCAAGGCCATGAAAACCTGGAAGGGCAGCGGCTGGGTCAAGTGGGGTGGTGGTGGCACTGTCTGGGACTCGATGTCCTATGATCCCGAGCTAGATCTGCTCTACATTGGAACTGGCAACGGCTCGCCTTGGAATTACCAGTTCCGCAGTCAGGGTGAAGGTGACAACCTGTACCTGTCCTCGATTGTCGCGTTGCGCCCCGAAACCGGCGAATACGTATGGCACTTTCAGGTGACCCCGGGCGACCGCTGGGACTTCACCGCCACCCAGCAGATCATCTTGGCCGACATCCAGATTGCCGGCAAAACCCGGAAGGTGCTGATGCAGGCCCCTAAGAACGGTTTTTTCTACGTGATCGACCGTACCAACGGTGAGTTCATCTCGGGCAATAACTTTGTGCAGGTGAATTGGGCTAGCGGCCTTGACCCCAAGACAGGACGCCCAATCCTCACTGAGCAGTCCGACTACTCCAAAGCCCCCAAGGTAGTGCAGCCGAGTTTTCTCGGGGGGCATAGCTGGCACCCAATGTCGTTCAATCCCCAGACCGGCTATGTGTACATCCCAGCTCAGGAAACCATGGCCGAACTCAAGGCCGCCGACCAGCCGCTTTTCTTGCCGACCAAGTCGGTCGTGAACTTCGGCTTGGACGTTCCCGATCTGCCGGAAGATCCGAAAATTCTCAGTCAGATTCGTAGCGCTTGGCGTGGTCACCTGATCGCCTGGGATCCAATCAAGCAGAAGGCTGCCTGGATCCATGACTATGTCGAATCGGGCAATGGCGGCACCCTGAGTACCGCAGGCAACCTGGTTTTTCAGGGCACCTCCGATGGTCGCGTGATGGCTTTCAGTGCCGATAAGGGTGAGCAACTGTGGGAGCATCGCGCCAACTCCGGGGTGCTCGGCGGGCCGGTCACCTACGAAGTCAAGGGTGAGCAGTATGTGGCGTTCATGGCCGGCTGGGGCGGGATCATGCCGCTGATCGCAGGTCCGTTGACCGACAAGGGTAAGGTGCAACCTGAGTCACGTGTTTTAGTGTTCAAGCTCGGCGCTAAAGGTGAGTTGCCGCCGCCGCGCAAGGCTCCGGTACTTCCCCCGCACGTGCCAGCCTTGACGGCTTCGGTGGATGAAATCGCTCAGGGACGCACCCTGTTTAACGGTATGTGTGGTGCCTGCCACGGCCTCAACGCGGCCAGTGGGGGAGTTATCCCGGATCTACGCTACCTGAGCGCCGACAAGCACCAAGCTTTCGTCGGTATCGTCAGCGGCGCGTTCATGAACAAGGGCATGCCGAGCTTCGCAGGGGTGCTGGACATGCCGCAGATGCAATTGATTCATCAATACATCATTAAGCGCAGTCTCGATCTACGCGCTGCCACCGAAGCCGCCGTTGCGCACTAA
- a CDS encoding transporter, translated as MKTLLHKSGALLCSLILALCATPALADVKPDSGDYAALPAGTDLALLYQQNPRIDRLYSGGKRVADNMDLDLTVEVLRLVHFTEFFNTGLIWDPQIVIPYGHQEIGVNGQKNKGIGDITFGATVWTLADMERNRHLGWSLFITAPTGDDKNQGFALSNNRWAADFQVGYVHGFNERWTWDVIAETEFYQEQRDTGARREPLMQLHNHLRYNFTPATSLALSYRHNWGSRETLDGQTLQTSHNNGTIGLSATTMLGKQWQLMGQYWRDVEVRSGPMVDHSLQFRLAYIY; from the coding sequence ATGAAAACGCTTTTGCACAAAAGTGGCGCCTTGCTGTGCTCGCTGATCCTTGCGTTATGCGCTACCCCTGCGCTTGCTGATGTCAAGCCTGACTCTGGCGACTACGCTGCATTGCCTGCCGGCACCGACCTAGCCTTGCTGTACCAGCAGAACCCGCGCATCGACCGCCTTTACAGTGGCGGCAAGCGCGTTGCCGACAATATGGATCTGGATTTGACTGTTGAGGTTTTGCGTCTGGTGCATTTTACAGAGTTCTTCAATACCGGCCTGATTTGGGATCCACAGATTGTGATTCCTTATGGCCATCAGGAAATCGGTGTCAACGGGCAGAAAAACAAGGGCATCGGCGACATCACTTTTGGCGCTACTGTATGGACTCTGGCCGACATGGAGCGCAACCGCCACCTAGGCTGGTCGCTGTTCATCACTGCGCCCACCGGCGACGATAAGAACCAGGGCTTTGCTCTGAGCAACAACCGCTGGGCAGCGGATTTCCAGGTGGGCTACGTGCATGGCTTCAATGAGCGCTGGACGTGGGATGTGATTGCCGAAACCGAGTTCTATCAGGAACAGCGGGATACCGGCGCTCGCCGCGAACCGCTGATGCAGTTGCACAACCATCTGCGTTACAACTTCACCCCGGCCACCTCGCTGGCGCTGTCATACCGCCACAACTGGGGCTCGCGCGAGACCTTGGATGGGCAGACTCTGCAAACTAGCCATAACAACGGAACAATAGGGCTGTCGGCCACGACGATGCTTGGCAAACAATGGCAACTGATGGGGCAGTACTGGCGGGATGTGGAGGTGCGTTCTGGGCCGATGGTCGACCATTCGCTGCAGTTCCGTCTGGCGTATATCTACTAG
- a CDS encoding TonB-dependent receptor family protein produces MRFKLTCIVLLPGLAMAEQTPYEFDELVITGSRYQASGWQLPFSVNRIDAEQATLGKPGVNLSEALGSVPGVVAQNRQNYAQDLQISSRGFGARSAFGIRGIKLLADGVPLSNPDGQGQAATFDLDTLERIEVLRGPFASVYGSNSGGVIQMFSRDGEGAPKVSVDTSQAAYSTSRTRVAAEGGNDKAGFIINRSHFETDGYRDHSGAILDKTFAKLTLYPDDASKLSLSVSELDQNDTQDPQGLTWAQVQNNLRAAAPSALLFNTRKTVDHRQFALNYERSFAAGTWQSTVYSGTRRVIQYQSIGKSFQENNPTQSGGVIDFERRFHGIGNRWIQSFDLGSSLLTITTGLDYDHSRDDRQGYENFVGSTLGVKGDLRRDERNEVTSLSPYVQAAWQLGKLDLQAGLRHNQVEFEVDDRFLSNGDDSGSVTYRELTPTLGASYALSPDLNVYASWGKGVETPTLNELSYSGADNSFGFDLKPATSEQFEVGLKARLGEASSLQLALFQIDTDDELVVESASGGRSRFQNAAQTRRRGVELALESQLSETLRANLAYTQIDAVYSQDFTSNGRLIESGNHLPGIPARTLYGELAWQPLEWFSSSVEGLYRSKLYVEDSNTAKAAPSYALFNWQARFEQKAGALTFNQVLRIDNLLDRQYIGSVIVGDGNGRYYEPGPERAWYVGAGVQYQFD; encoded by the coding sequence ATGCGTTTCAAGCTGACCTGCATTGTCCTGTTGCCCGGGCTTGCAATGGCCGAGCAGACGCCCTACGAGTTCGACGAACTGGTGATCACCGGCAGCCGCTACCAAGCCAGCGGCTGGCAACTGCCCTTCTCGGTCAACCGCATCGATGCCGAGCAGGCGACGCTGGGCAAACCAGGCGTCAACCTGTCCGAAGCCCTAGGCAGCGTGCCGGGGGTGGTGGCGCAGAACCGCCAGAACTATGCGCAGGACCTGCAGATTTCCTCGCGCGGCTTTGGCGCGCGTTCGGCCTTCGGCATCCGTGGCATCAAGCTATTGGCCGACGGTGTGCCACTGTCCAACCCCGACGGTCAGGGCCAGGCGGCGACGTTCGATCTCGATACCCTGGAGCGCATCGAGGTGCTACGCGGTCCCTTCGCTAGCGTCTACGGCAGCAACTCAGGCGGCGTCATCCAGATGTTTTCACGCGATGGCGAAGGTGCGCCCAAGGTGTCCGTCGACACCTCGCAGGCTGCCTACAGCACCAGTCGTACCCGGGTCGCCGCCGAGGGCGGCAACGACAAGGCCGGCTTCATCATCAATCGCTCGCACTTCGAGACCGATGGCTACCGCGACCACAGCGGCGCCATCCTCGACAAGACCTTCGCCAAGCTGACCCTGTACCCGGATGACGCGAGCAAGCTCAGCCTGAGCGTCAGCGAACTGGATCAGAACGACACACAAGACCCGCAGGGTCTGACCTGGGCGCAGGTACAGAACAACCTCCGCGCCGCCGCCCCCAGCGCCCTGCTGTTCAACACACGCAAGACCGTCGACCATCGCCAGTTCGCCCTTAACTACGAGCGCAGCTTCGCCGCCGGCACCTGGCAGAGCACGGTCTACAGCGGTACACGACGGGTGATCCAATACCAGTCGATTGGCAAATCGTTCCAAGAAAACAACCCAACACAATCTGGTGGAGTGATCGATTTCGAACGGCGCTTCCACGGTATTGGCAACCGCTGGATCCAGTCGTTCGACCTCGGCAGCAGCCTGCTGACCATCACCACCGGCCTGGATTACGACCATTCACGCGACGATCGCCAGGGCTATGAGAACTTCGTCGGCAGCACCCTGGGCGTCAAAGGCGATCTGCGCCGCGACGAGCGTAACGAGGTCACCAGCCTGTCGCCCTATGTCCAGGCTGCCTGGCAGCTGGGCAAGCTCGACCTGCAGGCCGGCCTGCGCCACAACCAGGTGGAATTCGAGGTGGACGACCGCTTCCTGAGCAATGGCGATGACAGCGGCTCGGTCACCTACCGCGAGCTGACGCCAACCCTGGGCGCCAGCTACGCCTTGTCGCCAGACCTGAATGTCTACGCCAGTTGGGGCAAGGGTGTGGAGACGCCGACGCTTAACGAGTTGTCCTATTCGGGCGCCGACAACAGCTTCGGCTTCGACCTCAAGCCGGCCACCAGCGAGCAGTTCGAAGTTGGCCTCAAGGCGCGTCTGGGCGAGGCGAGCAGCCTGCAACTGGCGCTGTTTCAGATCGATACCGACGACGAACTGGTGGTCGAATCAGCCAGTGGCGGTCGCTCACGCTTCCAGAATGCCGCCCAGACCCGCCGTCGCGGCGTCGAGCTGGCTCTGGAAAGCCAGCTGAGCGAAACCCTGCGCGCCAATCTCGCCTACACCCAGATCGATGCCGTCTACAGCCAGGACTTCACCAGCAACGGCCGGCTGATCGAGTCGGGCAACCACCTGCCGGGCATTCCCGCGCGCACCCTCTATGGTGAGCTGGCCTGGCAACCGCTGGAATGGTTCAGCAGCAGCGTCGAAGGCCTTTATCGCAGCAAGCTCTACGTCGAGGACAGCAACACCGCCAAGGCGGCGCCCAGCTACGCGCTGTTCAACTGGCAGGCGCGCTTCGAACAGAAGGCCGGCGCGCTGACCTTCAACCAGGTGCTGCGTATCGACAACCTGCTGGATCGCCAGTACATCGGCTCGGTGATCGTCGGCGATGGCAACGGCCGCTATTACGAACCCGGCCCTGAGCGCGCCTGGTATGTCGGCGCAGGCGTGCAGTACCAGTTTGATTGA
- the paaZ gene encoding phenylacetic acid degradation bifunctional protein PaaZ — protein MSNAPTLQSFIGGRWIGQHGAQLLRSAVNGQPLFRTHEEALDFAEALDFGRSRGIPALMALDFQQRAARLKALALYLNERKEQLYAISHHSGATRADSWIDIEGGTGTLFAYAGVGARELPSGNIVHEGPAMPLGKQNLFAGSHILVPRGGLAVHINAFNFPIWGMLEKFAPTFLAGMPCIIKPASATSYLTEATVRLMHESGLLPEGSLQLIIGGTGDLLDRLQGQDVVTFTGSADTAAKLRVNANLVRNSIPFNAEADSLNCAILAPEVTPDDTEFDLFVKEVAREMTVKAGQKCTAIRRAIVPAKHIDAVAERLRERLAKVVVGDPSVEGVKMGALASHAQQADVGERLQALLAGSELLFGAQDGFAPRGEGVNEGAFFAPTLLRARDPHAEGGAHDIEAFGPVSTLMAYDDLDEAIALAARGKGSLVASLVTKDAAVAARAVPVMAALHGRVHILDREAAAESTGHGSPLPVLKHGGPGRAGGGEELGGVRAVKHYLQRTAIQGSPSMLAAVTREHVRGAQVIETEVHPFRRYFDELQIGESLLTHRRTVTEADIVNFGCLSGDHFYMHFDELAATESQFGKRIAHGYFVLSAAAGLFVSPAPGPVLANYGLDTLRFINPVGIGDTIQARLTCKRKIDQGKKSPKGEPQGVVAWDVEVSNQLGELVASYDILTLVLKRPQAQ, from the coding sequence ATGAGCAACGCCCCCACCCTGCAAAGCTTCATCGGTGGCCGCTGGATCGGCCAACACGGCGCCCAGCTACTGCGCAGCGCGGTCAACGGCCAGCCCCTGTTCCGCACCCACGAAGAGGCGCTGGACTTCGCCGAAGCCCTGGACTTCGGTCGCTCGCGCGGCATCCCGGCGCTCATGGCCCTGGACTTCCAGCAGCGCGCCGCGCGCCTCAAGGCCCTGGCGCTGTACCTCAACGAGCGCAAGGAACAGCTCTACGCCATTTCCCACCACAGCGGCGCCACCCGTGCCGACAGCTGGATCGACATCGAGGGCGGCACCGGCACCCTGTTCGCCTATGCCGGCGTCGGCGCCCGTGAGCTGCCCTCCGGCAACATCGTCCACGAAGGCCCGGCCATGCCCCTGGGCAAGCAGAACCTGTTCGCCGGCAGCCACATCCTGGTGCCGCGCGGCGGCCTGGCCGTGCACATCAACGCCTTCAACTTCCCCATCTGGGGGATGCTGGAAAAGTTCGCCCCCACCTTCCTCGCCGGCATGCCCTGCATCATCAAACCGGCCAGCGCCACCAGCTACCTGACCGAGGCCACGGTGCGCCTGATGCATGAGTCCGGCCTGCTGCCCGAAGGCAGCCTGCAACTGATCATCGGCGGCACCGGTGACCTGCTGGACCGCCTGCAAGGCCAGGACGTGGTGACCTTCACCGGCTCCGCCGACACCGCCGCCAAGCTGCGGGTCAACGCCAACCTGGTGCGCAACTCGATCCCCTTCAACGCCGAGGCCGACTCGCTGAACTGCGCCATCCTCGCCCCGGAAGTCACCCCGGACGATACGGAGTTCGACCTGTTCGTCAAGGAAGTGGCCCGCGAGATGACCGTCAAGGCCGGGCAGAAGTGCACCGCCATCCGCCGTGCCATCGTCCCGGCGAAACACATCGACGCCGTGGCCGAGCGCCTGCGTGAGCGCCTGGCCAAGGTAGTGGTGGGCGACCCCTCGGTGGAGGGCGTGAAGATGGGCGCGCTGGCCTCCCACGCGCAGCAGGCTGACGTTGGCGAGCGCCTGCAAGCCCTGTTGGCCGGTAGCGAGTTGCTGTTCGGCGCCCAGGACGGCTTCGCCCCCCGTGGCGAGGGCGTCAACGAAGGTGCCTTCTTCGCCCCCACCCTGCTGCGTGCACGCGATCCGCACGCCGAAGGCGGTGCCCACGACATCGAGGCCTTCGGCCCGGTCAGCACCCTGATGGCCTACGACGACCTGGACGAAGCCATCGCCCTGGCCGCCCGCGGCAAGGGCAGCCTGGTGGCCAGCCTGGTCACCAAGGATGCGGCCGTCGCCGCCCGTGCAGTGCCGGTGATGGCCGCCCTGCATGGCCGCGTACACATCCTCGACCGCGAAGCCGCTGCCGAATCCACCGGCCACGGCTCACCGTTGCCGGTGCTCAAGCACGGCGGCCCGGGCCGGGCCGGCGGCGGCGAGGAGCTGGGCGGCGTGCGTGCAGTGAAGCATTACCTGCAACGCACCGCCATCCAGGGCTCGCCGAGCATGCTGGCCGCGGTGACCCGCGAGCACGTGCGCGGTGCCCAGGTGATCGAGACCGAGGTGCATCCGTTCCGCCGTTACTTCGACGAACTGCAGATCGGCGAATCCCTGCTGACGCACCGCCGCACCGTCACCGAAGCGGACATCGTCAACTTCGGTTGCCTGTCGGGCGATCACTTCTATATGCACTTCGACGAGCTGGCAGCCACGGAGTCGCAGTTCGGCAAACGCATCGCCCACGGCTACTTCGTGCTCTCCGCTGCCGCCGGCCTGTTCGTCTCCCCGGCACCGGGCCCGGTACTGGCCAACTACGGCCTGGACACCCTGCGCTTCATCAACCCGGTGGGCATCGGCGACACCATCCAGGCGCGCCTGACCTGCAAACGCAAGATCGACCAGGGCAAGAAGAGCCCCAAAGGCGAGCCTCAGGGCGTGGTGGCCTGGGATGTGGAAGTCAGCAACCAGCTCGGCGAGCTGGTAGCCAGCTACGACATCCTGACCCTAGTACTGAAACGTCCACAGGCGCAGTAA